From one Salmo salar chromosome ssa09, Ssal_v3.1, whole genome shotgun sequence genomic stretch:
- the LOC106612041 gene encoding flocculation protein FLO11-like — protein MQMLKPVIEKKRRDRINQSLSELRILLLNYKLDSRLQNPKLEKAEILDLAVEYLQKRTDKRSISNDCSIQAVCGLKEVQRVIHSEVSMAGVPSPPAAAYSRSALPAIYTAGFQQCVSHLAGFMGSSSSSPWEREGFILLQGLKSYIDSQCPTTNTSTAMYPSSQCPTTNTSTAMYPSSQYPTTNTSTVMYPSSQYPTTNTSTAMYPSSQYPTTNTSTVMYPSSQYPTTNTSTVMYPSSQYPTTNTSTAMYPSSQYPTTNTSTVMYPSSQYPTTNTSTAMYPSSQYPTTNTSTAMYPSSQCPTTNTSTGQLQCPSSSSLTDIHLRSGGKEMAPWADMVPVREGCRPSKQRAVLCLRKSTLWTTRHSSCQPNGHSYPLTPDYLSPPLSPCLSCSSSVFTTPPTNSSFPCHFSFPPSLSPISSNPSSCSGSPSLHNVPSPPLGFSPTLPLSSPPGLPLSSPPTLSLVPFPSHTSLWSPVTARRQELFINSTHWRPW, from the exons ATGCAGATGTTAAAGCCAGTTATAGAGAAGAAAAGACGAGACCGAATAAATCAGAGTCTTAGCGAGCTAAGGATTTTGTTACTGAACTACAAATTAGATTCG CGTTTACAGAACCCCAAACTGGAGAAAGCAGAGATTCTAGACCTGGCCGTAGAATATCTTCAAAAAAGGACAGACAAACGAAGCATAAGCAATG ATTGTTCCATCCAGGCTGTGTGTGGgctgaaggaggtgcagcgggtTATTCACAGTGAGGTCTCCATGGCAGGCGTCCCCAGTCCCCCAGCAGCAGCATACTCCAGGTCTGCTCTCCCTGCCATCTACACCGCAGGCTTCCAGCAGTGTGTCTCTCACCTGGCTGGCTTCatgggcagcagcagcagcagcccctgggagagagagggctTCATCCTCCTCCAAGGGCTGAAGAGCTACATAGACAGTCAGTGCCCAACCACAAACACCAGTACAGCCATGTACCCATCCAGTCAGTGCCCAACCACAAACACCAGTACAGCCATGTACCCATCCAGTCAGTACCCAACCACAAACACCAGTACAGTCATGTACCCATCCAGTCAGTACCCAACCACAAACACCAGTACAGCCATGTACCCATCCAGTCAGTACCCAACCACAAACACCAGTACAGTCATGTACCCATCCAGTCAGTACCCAACCACAAACACCAGTACAGTCATGTACCCATCCAGTCAGTACCCAACCACAAACACCAGTACAGCCATGTACCCATCCAGTCAGTACCCAACCACAAACACCAGTACAGTCATGTACCCATCCAGTCAGTACCCAACCACAAACACCAGTACAGCCATGTACCCATCCAGTCAGTACCCAACCACAAACACCAGTACAGCCATGTACCCATCCAGTCAGTGCCCAACCACAAACACCAGTACAGGGCAGCTGCAGTGCCCATCCTCCTCGTCATTAACAGACATCCATCTGAGGTCGGGTGGTAAGGAGATGGCTCCTTGGGCAGACATGGTGCCTGTGAGAGAGGGATGCCGTCCCTCTAAACAGAGGGCTGTTCTCTGCCTCCGCAAATCCACTTTGTGGACCACCCGCCATTCTTCCTGCCAACCTAATGGCCACTCCTACCCATTGACACCTGACTACCTCTCCCCACCTCTGTCTCCCTGCCTTTCTTGTTCTTCTTCGGTTTTCACCACCCCTCCTACCAACTCCTCGTTTCCCTGTCACTTTAGTTTCCCTCCCAGCCTGTCACCTATTTCCTCCAACCCCTCATCCTGCTCCGGATCCCCGTCGCTACATAACGTCCCTTCTCCTCCACTTGGTTTttcacccaccctccctctctcaagtCCTCCCGGCCTCCCTCTCTCAagtcctcccaccctctctctcgtcCCCTTTCCCTCCCATACGTCTCTGTGGTCCCCTGTGACTGCACGAAGGCAAGAATTATTTATTAACTCCACACACTGGAGACCCTGGTAG